In one window of Anaerolineales bacterium DNA:
- a CDS encoding ExeM/NucH family extracellular endonuclease, with amino-acid sequence MFKRSGTAARSFRAVMLSTILVLLPALALQAQSAGTAIFINEIHYDNVSTDADEAVEIAGPAGTDLAGWSLVFYNGNGGAQYADLDLSGLILDEGDGYGALAFAQSGIQNGSPDGIALVDPGGAVIQFLSYEGSFTAVGGPADGLTSTDIGVSEPNDTPLGESLQLTGVGTIYEDFVWNAPAASSFGAINVGQSFGGTPPTPTPEPPPEVAISEIRIDQPGTDTDEYFELAGAPGTSLDGLTYLVIGDSTAGASGVIENVTDLSGAVIPASGYFVAAEDTFSLGTADLVTSLNFENDDNVTHLLVQGFTGSNGEDLDTNDDGILDVTPWTAQVDLIALIKEDNPPTDTEYHYGPPTVGPDGSYVPGLAFVCPSGWTIGAFDPLDGEDTPGAANHCVVPPPDVLISEIRIDQDGTDTDEFFELVGPPGASLDGLTYLVIGDSTSGGSGVIENVTDLNGSTIPASGYFVAAESTFTLGTADLVASLNFENSDNVTHLLVQGFTGSNGEDLDTNDDGVLDFTPWSAIVDLIALIEEENPPTGTEYSYGPPTVGPDGSYVPGYVFRCEDGFRIGPFTVGGETPGAANNCFFGFCGDDATPIHAIQGTGDTSPLVGQVVVAEGVVVGDFQGYDGLGGFFLQEETADEDADPATSEGIFVYDGSFGVDVAYGDVVRLQAGVSEYYGLTELSGVNNLIICSTGYEPQPTAFNLPAANMDDFERREGMLVTFPQTLTVTGNYTQGRYGEVDLSADGRLYTPTNVTLPGEAADALQQQNNLRLIQLDDGSSVENPLPLPPYLIDGTTLRAGDTVSGLTGALGYAYSRYEIQPVQPVELAVGNARPLTAPDTGGRLTVASFNVLNYFTTIDEGNPICGPEENQDCRGADSVEEFVRQRDKIVSAIAAMDADVVGLIELENNASASLADLVAGLNDVVGTGTYAYVDTGTIGSDAIKVGFLYQPASVTPIGEFALLDSSVDPGFNDERNRPALAQTFAENLSGESFTVVVNHLKSKGSACDDIGDPDTGDGQGNCNLTRTSAAIALANWLASDPTGSGDPDFIIMGDLNSYAMEDPIAALQSAGYTDMVNLFEGSLAYSYVFDGQAGYLDHALANGNLAPQVTDVAIWHINADEPAALDYNDYNQPDLYAPDPFRASDHDPVMVGLNLIPQCGGENATIYVDFNGMIVGGPQDGQAYHFLIRGTSGDDVIVGTDGDDLILGGAGNDIVCGLGGNDLLLGQKGDDQLFGGAGYDLLVGGLGDDLIDAGADRDLLNGGHGYDVCLGGSGRDRAVLCEEKQDIP; translated from the coding sequence ATGTTCAAGCGCTCGGGAACCGCCGCACGATCTTTCCGCGCAGTAATGCTCAGCACCATCCTGGTACTCCTGCCCGCACTCGCCTTACAGGCGCAGTCGGCGGGCACGGCGATATTCATCAACGAGATTCACTACGACAACGTCAGTACGGACGCCGACGAAGCCGTCGAGATCGCCGGACCGGCCGGCACGGACCTGGCCGGCTGGTCTCTGGTCTTCTACAACGGCAACGGGGGTGCGCAGTACGCCGACCTCGACCTGAGCGGGCTCATTCTCGACGAGGGGGACGGCTACGGTGCACTGGCCTTCGCGCAATCCGGCATCCAGAACGGTTCGCCGGACGGCATCGCGCTGGTCGATCCGGGCGGCGCGGTGATCCAGTTCCTCAGCTACGAGGGCAGCTTTACCGCCGTCGGAGGGCCGGCCGATGGCCTCACCTCGACCGACATCGGTGTCTCCGAACCAAACGATACGCCGCTGGGTGAATCGCTGCAGCTCACGGGTGTGGGGACGATCTACGAGGACTTCGTCTGGAACGCTCCTGCGGCCAGCTCTTTCGGTGCGATCAACGTCGGGCAGTCTTTCGGCGGTACGCCGCCGACGCCCACACCCGAACCACCACCAGAGGTGGCCATCAGCGAAATCCGCATCGACCAGCCCGGCACGGATACCGATGAGTACTTCGAACTCGCCGGTGCGCCGGGTACTTCGCTCGACGGGCTGACCTACCTGGTGATCGGAGACAGCACCGCAGGCGCAAGCGGCGTGATCGAAAACGTCACCGACCTGAGCGGTGCGGTAATTCCCGCTTCGGGCTACTTCGTCGCCGCCGAAGACACCTTCTCGCTGGGCACGGCCGATCTGGTCACGAGCCTGAATTTCGAGAACGATGATAACGTCACGCACCTGCTGGTGCAGGGCTTCACGGGATCGAACGGCGAGGATCTCGATACGAACGACGACGGCATTCTTGACGTCACTCCCTGGACGGCGCAGGTCGACCTGATCGCCCTGATCAAGGAAGACAATCCACCGACCGATACCGAATACCATTATGGTCCGCCCACCGTGGGACCGGACGGTTCCTACGTGCCCGGCTTGGCCTTCGTCTGCCCTAGTGGCTGGACGATCGGCGCCTTCGATCCCCTAGATGGGGAGGACACCCCTGGCGCGGCGAATCACTGCGTCGTGCCGCCGCCGGACGTTCTGATCAGCGAGATTCGCATCGACCAGGACGGCACGGACACCGACGAATTCTTCGAGTTGGTCGGTCCTCCGGGAGCCTCACTCGACGGCCTGACCTACCTTGTGATCGGGGACAGCACCTCGGGTGGCAGCGGCGTGATCGAGAACGTCACCGACCTCAACGGGTCGACGATCCCCGCCTCGGGCTACTTTGTCGCCGCCGAGAGCACGTTCACGCTGGGCACAGCCGATCTGGTCGCTTCTTTGAACTTCGAAAACAGCGACAACGTCACGCACCTGCTGGTGCAGGGCTTCACGGGATCGAACGGCGAGGATCTCGATACGAACGACGACGGTGTGCTCGACTTCACTCCCTGGTCGGCGATCGTCGATCTGATCGCCCTGATCGAGGAAGAGAATCCGCCGACGGGGACCGAATACAGTTACGGGCCGCCCACCGTGGGGCCGGACGGTTCTTACGTACCCGGCTACGTCTTCCGCTGTGAGGACGGCTTCCGCATCGGACCGTTCACCGTCGGCGGGGAAACACCCGGCGCGGCGAACAACTGCTTCTTCGGGTTCTGCGGCGATGACGCCACCCCCATTCACGCCATTCAGGGCACTGGAGACACCAGCCCGCTGGTCGGGCAGGTGGTCGTGGCTGAAGGTGTGGTCGTAGGCGATTTCCAGGGCTACGACGGCCTGGGCGGTTTCTTCCTGCAGGAGGAAACGGCCGACGAAGACGCTGATCCTGCCACTTCGGAGGGCATCTTCGTTTACGACGGCAGCTTCGGGGTCGACGTGGCTTATGGTGATGTAGTCCGCCTGCAGGCAGGGGTCAGCGAATACTACGGCCTGACCGAGTTGAGCGGCGTGAACAATCTGATAATCTGCAGCACGGGCTACGAACCGCAGCCGACGGCGTTCAACCTGCCGGCGGCGAATATGGATGACTTCGAACGCCGGGAAGGCATGCTGGTTACCTTCCCGCAGACGCTGACCGTTACGGGAAATTACACGCAGGGCCGCTACGGTGAGGTCGATCTCTCCGCCGATGGCCGGCTGTACACGCCGACCAACGTGACCCTGCCGGGCGAGGCGGCCGACGCGCTGCAGCAACAAAACAACCTGCGCTTGATCCAGCTGGACGACGGCAGCTCGGTCGAGAATCCGCTGCCCTTGCCGCCGTATCTGATCGACGGCACCACGCTGCGCGCCGGCGACACGGTCAGCGGCTTGACCGGCGCCCTGGGTTACGCCTACAGCCGCTACGAAATTCAACCCGTGCAGCCGGTCGAATTGGCGGTCGGCAACGCGCGTCCGCTCACTGCACCGGACACGGGAGGCCGCCTGACCGTGGCCAGCTTCAACGTGCTGAATTACTTCACCACGATCGACGAGGGCAATCCGATCTGCGGTCCGGAAGAGAATCAAGACTGCCGCGGTGCGGACAGCGTGGAGGAGTTCGTCCGCCAGCGGGACAAGATCGTGAGCGCCATCGCCGCAATGGATGCAGACGTGGTCGGGCTGATCGAGTTGGAGAACAACGCCTCCGCGTCCCTTGCGGATCTGGTTGCCGGTTTGAATGACGTCGTGGGCACCGGCACCTACGCCTACGTGGACACCGGCACGATCGGCTCGGATGCCATCAAGGTCGGTTTCCTGTATCAACCGGCCAGCGTGACGCCCATCGGGGAATTCGCGCTGCTGGATTCCTCCGTCGATCCGGGTTTCAACGACGAACGCAACCGTCCGGCGCTGGCGCAGACTTTCGCCGAAAATCTCAGCGGGGAGAGCTTCACCGTGGTGGTCAACCACCTCAAGTCCAAGGGTTCCGCTTGTGACGACATCGGTGATCCGGACACCGGCGACGGCCAGGGCAACTGCAACCTGACCCGCACCAGCGCCGCCATCGCGCTGGCCAACTGGCTGGCGAGCGATCCGACCGGCAGCGGCGATCCCGATTTCATCATCATGGGCGATTTGAACTCCTACGCCATGGAGGATCCCATCGCAGCGCTGCAGTCGGCGGGTTACACGGACATGGTGAACCTGTTCGAGGGTTCGCTGGCGTATTCCTACGTCTTCGACGGACAGGCGGGCTACCTCGACCATGCGCTGGCGAACGGTAATCTGGCGCCCCAGGTGACGGACGTGGCCATCTGGCACATCAACGCCGACGAACCGGCCGCTCTGGATTACAACGACTACAATCAGCCGGACCTGTATGCGCCCGATCCGTTCCGCGCTTCCGATCACGATCCGGTGATGGTGGGCTTGAATCTGATCCCGCAATGCGGCGGGGAGAATGCCACGATCTACGTAGATTTCAACGGCATGATCGTCGGCGGACCGCAAGATGGGCAGGCCTACCACTTCTTGATCCGCGGCACCTCCGGCGATGACGTCATCGTGGGCACGGATGGGGACGACCTGATCCTCGGCGGTGCGGGGAACGATATCGTCTGTGGACTGGGCGGCAACGATTTGCTGCTCGGCCAGAAAGGCGACGATCAGCTCTTTGGCGGCGCGGGTTACGATCTGCTCGTCGGAGGCCTGGGGGACGACCTGATCGACGCCGGCGCGGATCGCGATCTGCTCAACGGCGGACACGGGTACGACGTCTGCCTGGGCGGCAGCGGGAGAGACCGCGCCGTACTCTGTGAGGAAAAGCAGGACATTCCGTAG